CCGGCTTCCTGTCTGCGGAGGGACCATCTCCAGCAGGTTTCATCATTGTTTACAGTTGAGGTTGACGATCTGATATGTTGTTGACAGACACCTTACTCAGGCTGGGTCCAAGCAGGGCCTCCCTCGGTGgctgcctctgcctgcctgcctctagaCCTGCCTGCCTCtaggcctgcctgcctctgggcctgcctgcctctgggcctgcctgcctctgggcctgcctgcctctgggcctgcctgcctctgggcctgcctgcctctagacctgcctgcctgcctctagacctgcctgcctctggcctgcctgcctctgggcctgcctgcctctaggcctgcctgcctgcctctaggcctgcctgcctctaggcctgcctgcctctgggcctgcctgcctctgggcctgcctgcctctagacctgcctgcctgcctctaggcctgcctgcctgtctctaagcctgcctgcctctaggcctgcctgcctctctgcctgcctgtggggggtgggggggggagtgtggacCGAGACCACGGTGGAACCCGGCCACGTTAAAACCACTATTATGACTGAGCAAGTGATTTGAATGCATGTGCTGCAATAACAAGAGGGCTGGATGAGCTCCACTCGGGGGCACACCACTCCAAGGCTTGGTCAGTGGCCAAGCAGAACTGGGATCTGCAGAGGAGGAATCTGACCGCAGCACAAGGAATTTGCATGACTTTGCAGAGCGCTGAGGAGCCATCCAGCCCAGGGTCCAGGCGGCGGAGCGaccttcctcccccccatcaTGCTCCACCTGACAGGCTAATGGCAGGGAATCACTCCACTGGCAGACTGGGCCCGCCGGTGGCTACCTTGGTAGGAAAGCTAATAAGTGTCAAGCAGACCCAAAAACAACAATCAAACGTATTTCTTCATGTTATTAAACCTAAAATTCAGGTTTGCTTTGAATGTTTtacggggacgggggggtaaACTGGAGGTTTACAGCATAGTGAATTATGTAACCCCTACTTACATAATACAAGACAATATAGGCATATCAAAAGGGTCGTCAACAAAGCTAATATCACGTTTGGCCGGGCTCCTTGTTCCTGCAGCCAAACATAAACTCTAGGGCACACGTCTAACACACATGGACGTCTGAACAGCTTCCTGCCAGGGAGCaagaagagatgggggagagagacagaggggaagacagacagagagagagagagagagagagagagagagagacagaacagagagagagagagagagagagagagagagagagagagagagagagagagagcaagtaaGCACCCCATGCGGAGCAGACATAATACATCGGGCCAGAGATCAGTAAACCTGGCAGTACCAAAACACCGAAGGCCCAGTTGCCAAGATCCTGGATTATCTCTCGCCGttttcgacacacacacacacacacacacacacacacacacaacacagtatcCAATGCTTCCCTGACCTCCGCGACCTCCCCCTGAGAGCGCGCTGGATTATGACCAATGACAAGAGACAGGTGCAGGCCAATtagccctctgtgacacagtGTCCAGGGTAAGGCCACATGGTTGGGATAATTGGCGTCTGGTATCCCACTTAAGGTTTGAGTTCCATTGTCCGCGGTGCAGGAGGAATGTGTGTTAAAAACGCCACGCAAAACGTGGGCTTTCCTGAAGTCTAAAGGCATTGGGCTGCTCCCCGACCCCTGGAGTTAGAGGTCAGGTCCTGATTCACAGAGCTGGTCGCCAGCACAGGACCGAAGCGTCGCGGCATCAAGGCTTATCCTGTTTATACagagacagccctctaaagctgGGTTAGAAACTTCCGGACCGGCCCAAAAGCTTTTTCTTGACAGAGACAGAAGTGTCTCAGTAGCCTGCGGCTCCTCCTGGTCGGTTTAAACGTCTCAGACGACTGCGGCTTCGGGACAACAACCAGCcggctcattttggccacgtaAAACGCGGCGGAGCACAATAACGACGGCCCTTAGGGACCCCGACGCTAATAACGCGGGAGGAAAGTTGGGAGGAGAAGCGTGCCTTTGAGAGAGCGGAGATTGCAAGAGCGCCGTCAGAAGAGgctgcagaaacagcagaagcaGCCCCGGGTCatcagcgcccccccccccccccccccccccccccccgtgcacgCTTCCAGAAGGCGGGAGAGATGATGAGCCCGGTGTTGAGGACTCAGTGTGTGGTCCCACGCTGCTATGCTACGGTGGTGACCTTCCTGCCTTGGCCTAGACCGTGGCGTCTGGACACAGACAGAAGGGAAGGCAGGCGTCCCCTGGGAGGCTCAGAGACCCCCGGCCCCATATGGAAGCGTTTGGCTTCCGCAGTCATGCCCCGTCGGTTTTTGTGGCGGCTACCACATGCACCGCTCCCGGTACTTAGGTCAGCGCTGTGTTTTATAAATCAATTCCCCCCGCAAAGAGGCGCGGGGGGCTTCAAACAGGGACGAGCTGCCTTCATCCGCGGCCCGGCGAGCGGGCGTCTGCCTCTCTCAGTAGGCACCGAAGCTGAGGCGCTTCCAGACTGGAAGAACCTTCCAGATTTTCAGTCGTGTTCATAAAAATAAATAGTCTCCGTGATGTGCGTGTAATATTGATGGTCGTTATAGTCTGTTTGAGAGGGCTGGAACAACTTTCGTGTGTCTACTGGGAGTCGCCATGCCGACCAAGTCCAGTCTTTCGTGTGTCTACTGGGAGTCGCCATGCCGACCAAGTCCAGTCTTTCGTGTGTCTACTGGGAGTCGCCATGCCGACCAAGTCAGTCTTTCGTGTGTCTACTGGGAGTCGCCATGCCGACCAAGTCCAGTCTTTTTGAGCGTCTGAAAAACAGTCCCTTCTCCTTGGACAGGCTTTCGCCACTGTATTTAACTGATTTTGATATCGAGCAAGGTTTAtgccaaaaaatatatttaaaaaaaaaagggaaaatatGATGATCTCATCTGGACGCAAGGCCAAACGTGAGACGTAGGCCTGGAAATTAGTGAAAAGGGTTTTGGTTTCAGACTGGAGACAGACTTTGACAGGAAGGATGCATTCATTGTTTTAAGGACTCCAGCCAGCTGTGCTttggagcgaggaggagagcagacacaACACGGCCGAGGACACCAGCGTCCTTCACGTCCTCTGCaactgagcagagagagacgacACGGAGGGCCAGGAAGAACTCTCCGGATAAGGCTGAGGGCTTACCGGAACAGCCTGGGTACGAATCCAGCCTGGGCCTTTGATGCATGTCTCtaccctctctaccctctctaccctctctctctctctctctctctctctctgcctgcctttccAGTTACACTTCACTGTTCAATCAAGCAGATATATACaaaacaatacaaataaaagACACAATGGtgccaaagcccccccccccctctcccacatcCTCTGGTGTCTGCTAGGTGAGCAGGcctggtctcccccccccccccctctcccacatcCTCTGGTGTCTGCTAGGTGAGCaggcctggtctctccccccccccccccccactctcccacatCCTCTGGTGTCTGCTAGGTGAGCaggcctggtctctcctctcccacatcCTCTGGTGTCTGCTAGGTGAGCAGGcctggtctccccccccccctctcccacatcCTCTGGTGTCTGCTAGGTGAGCaggcctggtctctcccccccccccccctctcccacatcCTCTGGTGTCTGCTAGGTGAGCaggcctggtctctcccccccccctctccacatcctCTGGTGTCTGCTAGGTGAGCaggcctggtctctccccccccccctctcccacatcCTCTGGTGTCTGCTAGGTGAGCAGGCCtggtctcttcccccctctggcTTCAGAGGCTCTGGAAGCCGTGGCTgtcgggaggggagggggggggggagctcagCCTCTGACAATGCCCCCATTGTCCCCGACCACCTCCGTACctaccagcctcctctctgATTCCCTGCCAAGACAAACCACTGCGTTGGGTTACAGGTCTTGTAGCCAAACAATCTGCACGGTGTTTAATCCACTCCGGTTGTGTCCGCACCGGGCCTGCTGTCAGTCATGTAGCACACAGGTGACTGGGATAGGACTCCTTATCCCCATCGGCTCTACTGACAGAAGGGTACGAGAACACACAGACTGATAGCAGCCGGCTTTGAGATAAagtaagtatgtgtgtctgtgtgagagtagagagagagagagagagagagagagagagatgagagagagagagagagagagagagagagagagagagagagagagagagaggatagagagaaaaagagagagagagagagagagagagagagagagagagagaggagagagagagagagagagagagagaagaagaagagaggatagagagaaaaagagagagagagagagagagacgagagagagagagagagagaggatagagagaaaaagagagagagagagagagagagagagagagagagagagagagagagagagagagagagaagaagaagagaggatagagagaaaaagagagagagagagagagagagagagagagagagagagagagagagagagagagagagagagagagagagagagagagagagagagagagagagaagaagaagagaggatagagagaaaaagagagagggagaagacaggagagagaaagagaaaacttAATGGAGGAACGCGAGGTAAGAGAGCAACCAGACTGTGTGAAGTAAGACTGACTCGGGTGTTCCACTGGACTTTGACACTCTCCACCTGATAGGACAACATGGTTTCCTACAGCCAGAAACACCTGAGAAAGCCCTGCACCGAATCGCATCAGAACTGCCCGCAAAAGCTCCTTCTTCCTTGGACACGGTACCCCCCTTCTCGCTGTCTCATCCCTccatacctccatccctccccccatccagccCACACCTGCCTCGCTCTGCCTCGCCTCCGAGGCGGCTGTGTCCCAgcgctctgcctgcctctgatCCGGCAGAGTCGGTCGTTTGGTTCGCCTGCCAGCATTTCTCCCTCACCTAGCACGCCCAGGCGTCTGTGTTTAGGCCCCGGCCCATTCATGCTGCTCCAGCAGACCTGAAcccgggatgtgtgtgtgtgtgtgtgtgtgtgtgtgtgtgtagcagcggACAGGGAGCCCTGCTTGGCTGCCGGTGTGACCAGGCCTCATCAACACCTCTGAGTCAGTGGGGTCCGCTCCGACACCGGGTCCAAGGGGACTTCTCTGGCGTCCTCCCAAGCCGATCCCCTTCCAACCCTGTCTGGAGCTCCATGACCCCCGCCTCGACAGTTACCCAGCCAGGGAGATGGAACCGGGGGCTCTGCACAGCCCTCTCTGCAGCTGGAGACACCTCCGCTCGTCTGGGAAGACCGACACCGCCTCCTCTGGTGCGATCGCCACATCACACGATCCGGACGCTGTGGGCCCAGGTAAACAAGGGGCTCCACATATTCCAGTGGGCGCATTCTATCCGTACAGACACCACCTGATGAGTTCGCGCCAGGTTTAAATCTGGTGTGATCGATCGCGATGGCACGAATGAAGAGCTTGTGGTTTTACGCGATACCGCCACCCGCTGGACATTGTCGGCCGGCACAGGGCTAGGTTGAGAGTAGAGGGTCGGGAGGGGGCGACGGTCTCACCTGCGGGtggtcttcttccctctctcctcctcgctgggctccaccttcttctcccccgccccgcccttCTTCAGCTTCTTGGAGATGCGAtcccgcctctcctccttctcgtcTGAGTCAATGTCGTCATCCGCCTCCATGTCGCCCTCGACCTCCTCATCCTAcacagggacagaggggggtaTTAAAGGCCTCGAACTCCTCATCCTACacagggacgggggggggggggaggggggtattaAAGGCCTCGACCTCCTCATCCTAcacagggacagaggggggtaTTAAAGGCCTCGACCTCCTCATCCTACacagggacggggggggggaggggggtattaAAGGCCTCGACCTCCTCATCCTAcacagggacagaggggggtaTTAAAGGCCTCGACCTCCTCATCCTAcacagggacagaggggggtaTTAAAGGCCTCGACCTCCTCATCCTACacagggacggggggaggggggtattaAAGGCCTCGACCTCCTCATCCTACacagggacggggggaggggggtattaaaggcagggtagttTTTAAGGgaaggggtgggatattttggtttgaatcctttaaACTCAAGGTAAAATTGCTAGGCTCGTAAAACTTgcttaccctgcctttaagtcaAGCAAAGAGGCGGGATGAATACATGTCGAGGGAGACAGgccagagaattttttttttttttttacttgagaCTGTCGAATTATAACATACCTCAGCCACATCTCCAGACACATCTTTGTCTTTTTTCCTATAAAAGATCAAGATGCAAATGTATGCTAAATGTAAGAAATTCATTGGCTATGAAAACATACAGGTAAGATGGAGCAGGAACGTGTGACTGTCAGTATACCTGTTCACAACTGGGACAGAGCTTAACCTGGGGTCATCCTTCAGCAGGTCATGGCTACTTTTGCTTTTTCCTTTCAGTGTctggacaaaaacacacaatgtAGAAATCAGTATAACATTCCCATGACTCTGATATTAGGATCCGTAAGATTGGTATCCGTGGTTACCTGGCTGACTTGGTtgaccatctcttcctcctcttctgcctcctctccaaACGACAACAGACTGAAGTTCCTGGTCAAAACAAACAGCAAGTCTTCACATGTCCTCCGTGTTCCTAACTCACCAGAGATGAATACGTCTGTCTCTGAGCGTAAGACTGAGGCAGTCTGTCTCTGAGCGTAAGACTGAGGCAGTCTGTCTCTGAGCGTAAGACTGAGGCAGTCTGTCTCTGAGCGTAAGACTGAGGCAGTCTGTCTCTGAGCGTAAGACTGAGGCAGTCTGTCTCTGAGTggcagggttaggggttaggcaGGATGAGGTGTGTCTCTGagtgacagggttagggttaggcagtCTGACGTTTTAATAAACACATACTTGGTGGCTTTGGACTGAGactttttcccctcctctttgtccttctccttcttggCTTTCTTCGATTCACGCGGCTCGATGTCATCGAAGGGACAATGCAACACCTGtgaagatagagagatagatagacagagagcaagaaagagacagagagagagagacagagagagatgtaatTTACATTCCAGGTTAGTCTAGTGATCTACACGTACACTAGGTTACCATGTTACACCCTTTACCTCAGCAGTGCGAATCTTATGTGGATTGAGAGGTCTCTCGTCACTATCACATTCCACTTCAGCCAGTCTGAGCATGTTGTaaactgtgtctcctgtcacCTGTGTTGGGGcgagacacagaggagagagagaggagggacatttacatttagtcatttagcagacgctcttatccagagcgacttacagtaagtacagggacattcccccgaggcaagtagggtgaagtgccttgcccaaggacacaacgtcattttgcacggccgggaatcgaactggcaaccttcagattaccagcctgattccctaaccgctcagccacctgactccattcacaagacagaaaacaaaactgtcaagaaaatgtgttttgaaACAGTTTCTTGAACTTTCTTTTGCCCCCCTGCTGCTCCATTATGTTGGCATTTAATCAAATTACCTTTCCaaatattgtgtgtttgttgttgagCTCGTCGGCCCGGCCCAATGTGAAAAAAAACTGGCTTCCATTGTCGTGAGGCCCTGCGTTTGCCATGGCAACCAGACCCCTTCTGTTGAAGCGCAGTCTGGAGTGGAATTCATCCTAGAGGTGGGAGGCAAAATAACAAGACAAGACAGTGAAAAATGCATCAGTAGAAATACATAAAACCGAGGCAGGACTATCTGCCTGCTATCGTCTCATTGTACAACACTGAGGGCTGCCTCTACTGACATTAAAAAGGTTAGAGGCAGTGAAATCAAACCTTGAAGGGACGTCCATAGATGGACTCCCCACCAGTCCCAGTTCCTGTGGGGTCTCCTCCCTGGACGATGAACTCTGGCACCACTCTGTGGAACACTGTCCCTTCATAGTAACCTTGGAGAGACACAGGAACATCAACACTCAAGTCGAGTAATAATACTGAGCTGTGAAATTTCACGATCTCTATGTTTAAGGGCGTGTTGGAATTCTATCCAACAGCTGATTAGCATAGCGTCTCTCATCGCCGGTCAGTCAGTACCTTCCATGCATAGCTGGACGAAGTTTCTGCAGGCTTTCGGGGCCTCCTTGGACCATAGCTCAATATCTATTTCACCAGCTGAGGTCTTCAAAAGGACCTAATGAGGAAGCACATGTCAACAGATATAGTTATAAAGAGGTAGAAGGAATTGAACTGAAAAGGTGAACATTGTTTGGTGCCTAAAATGGGGAATATAGTGTGTATACATTGAATGGAGCTGTAATC
Above is a genomic segment from Osmerus mordax isolate fOsmMor3 unplaced genomic scaffold, fOsmMor3.pri Scaffold_177, whole genome shotgun sequence containing:
- the cwc27 gene encoding spliceosome-associated protein CWC27 homolog isoform X1, coding for MSNIYIQEPPSNGKVLLKTSAGEIDIELWSKEAPKACRNFVQLCMEGYYEGTVFHRVVPEFIVQGGDPTGTGTGGESIYGRPFKDEFHSRLRFNRRGLVAMANAGPHDNGSQFFFTLGRADELNNKHTIFGKVTGDTVYNMLRLAEVECDSDERPLNPHKIRTAEVLHCPFDDIEPRESKKAKKEKDKEEGKKSQSKATKNFSLLSFGEEAEEEEEMVNQVSQTLKGKSKSSHDLLKDDPRLSSVPVVNRKKDKDVSGDVAEDEEVEGDMEADDDIDSDEKEERRDRISKKLKKGGAGEKKVEPSEEERGKKTTRRHTYLLYLKAGCYQSVCSRTLLSVEPMGIRSPIPVTCVLHD
- the cwc27 gene encoding spliceosome-associated protein CWC27 homolog isoform X2, which encodes MSNIYIQEPPSNGKVLLKTSAGEIDIELWSKEAPKACRNFVQLCMEGYYEGTVFHRVVPEFIVQGGDPTGTGTGGESIYGRPFKDEFHSRLRFNRRGLVAMANAGPHDNGSQFFFTLGRADELNNKHTIFGKVTGDTVYNMLRLAEVECDSDERPLNPHKIRTAEVLHCPFDDIEPRESKKAKKEKDKEEGKKSQSKATKNFSLLSFGEEAEEEEEMVNQVSQTLKGKSKSSHDLLKDDPRLSSVPVVNRKKDKDVSGDVAEDEEVEGDMEADDDIDSDEKEERRDRISKKLKKGGAGEKKVEPSEEERGKKTTRRADGDKESYPSHLCAT